The Helianthus annuus cultivar XRQ/B chromosome 15, HanXRQr2.0-SUNRISE, whole genome shotgun sequence genomic sequence cctttttcagcagtttctttttgtttttaatgatttcTGTAGTACCGACACACTTCTTTTGTAATTTATCCCAAAGATCCTTTGCGTTTGAATACTCAATTAGTGAGATAACATCTTCTCTCACTGATTGGTTAATCAAAGCTATACATTTTTGTTCGGCCACAAAATATTCAATCTCTTCACTTTCTGACATGTTCTCAAAGTCTTCTCTTCCATTGTTAAAACCGTTTTTTAAGCTTTTCCAACTGGGGTACGCGAAGGCTTTCAGCCATTCCTCAATCGTTTTGCCCACCGGTTATAATCTTCAATTGCTAACAGCTTTGGTGGCTTATTATAGGTTCCATAAGCGCTTTCCATACTAAGTGCATCTGTCAACGTCTTTCTCGTACTTGGAGCATTCTCATTCGTTCGGTTTGTTGAATCATCTCCACTGTTACCAGCAAACGCATACATTTCACTGAACGGGTTCATGAATTCTTCCATTGTTAAGTACCTGAGATGtttatcaaacacttagaaaaattttggattttaaaGATGTAAACACAAGAATACTTGGATCGAATGGCTCGTTCGATCGATTAGCACACCTACAATCGGCTGGCTCGTTCGATCGATCAGCTGACAAACACAAATATGTAAACAGTACACAgttactgtccgatcgagtggcgTATTCGATCGAGTGGCGTATTCGATCAAGTGGcgtattcgatcggctagcaatatgaTTTCAGCAACAATATCAAGAGTCAacaatgctgtccgatcgaattactcgttcgatcggctaacactgatgatgtcagcaacactTTCTAACAGAAAATATCTGAACGGTTATTTAACTGGAATGATGACGTCAGCAAGTACATGAATCGGCTAGGTCGTTCGACCGGCTGACATCAGCAAACATGAACAGTTTTCCATAGATTTTGatcaatttgaacaagttttacaTTGAATCTTATTGtgaaactttgtaggattgtaattctaatgattgcgattcgattgacagcaaatttgtcaatttttaaccgtaaaatctcaCTGAATTTTAAGTTTTTCCGGTTTTATGATGTAAAAGTGAAAAATAAAGCTAGATCTGAGAAGAGAATATAAGGATCGGTCAAATTTCCGGCGAAATTTGAGTCGGAATGATAGAAATaacaaatttccggtgaaatttgttTCTGAAACAGCAGACACGgcttgaattccggtgaattcgtctctaaatcaacaagaacggcttgaattccggtgaattcgtctctgtaggtctcgattcagcttcctaaagctctgataccacttgttggtccctcggatgggatcttcttgttcgtaaacgtagttgaatcgtaagtgattaatgcgcggaattcatgtaatcacatagtAGATATACAAAGACAACATTCTACTCTGAATCACCATCTGATATTCTATTGAATGATGTGAAAGTGTACaggaaccagaaagaactcagacTTACAAAAGGTAGCTAGaaagtgaaagtgtcaaaaggtTCTAAATAAACTGACTTGAAAGCTATTTAGGCAAGGACAGAATTAAGAGAGTGttggtcgatcggctgggctagtcgatcggctgacaatgctaaccgatcgaatagcctgctcgatcggccgggctgtccgatcggctgggctagccgatcggctggcagcataagcacttaacaaaaacttcaccgtattctgtcctgctttacatacaaacatacaaaacatacacacaactatacaaaatatgactacatgttgacggaagctacagacgttattgcactaacaaAAAAACATTCGTAAATACAGTAACCGACTTGCGGTCCAAATAAAAACAGTAGCATAACTTTTTTTTACAGGTGAACTTCATAACAGACGGCTAATTCATACCCGCAAGACGCAGGCCCGCCACCACTCATTACCAGGACTATGTTGTTTTAACCGGGCCCACGCCTGATCGAGAGGGGCGTTACGCTGTCCCCAAGAAAATTTCCAGACTCCTGACACATGACAGAAGTTGCACCCTTTACAAGAGCCGACCCTCTAGAATAAATGCACTATAGTAGAAAACAGTAGCATAACTAGTCACTTAACACTTCACAGTTTGCAAAAACTCAGAAAGTTTTGCGACCGCTTCGGTTTTAAAAAAGGTCCAAAAACAATTAAATACGgtaaatcaaaatatcaataTCCAGTTGTGAGTTTGtgaaaacaaaattaaaaacataATTCGGTATGCTCGAAATTTGCGACAGTTTTATTTGGTCGCAAAACTTTCGCCAAAACTAATAAATTTAAGTGTTGGTAgcaaaataaacataaaaattgtCGACCACTCTCGAATTTGGTTGGAAAAGGAAATAATAAATTAGAATTGAAAATTAAATTTCAATCATAAAACGATAACAAAGGTTATGGGCGTCTATTTTGGGGGCAAAATGGTCAAAAAAGTGAAAGCAATAATTCAGTGAAATTTTAATTTTATTCTCAAATCGGTGACAAAGTTCTGAAAAGATAAATTCAGCCTCGAAATCGTTACAAAATTTGTGATTGTTTTATTTTTCTCACAAAAATAAAAAGGAATAAAGAACTTAAATGTTGGTCATAAGTCATAACACATCTTTAAAAAAATACAGTTTTATTTCGGCAGAAAAACAGTAAAAAGAAAGATAAATTTGTATTTTAATTCAATCACAAACTCCGTTTCATTTCAGTCGTAAATCTATGAAAGAAAATACAACTAAAAACTAAGTTAGGTTTAAAACTATCACAATCATGATTTAAGACTCCTTATACCTTTATACAGACCCATTCTTACGACTCACTGTGATGCTTATGACATAATAATCTAATATTAGTATGTTAGGTCATAAAATAGTCAATATAGATCATTCTAAGCATCCGAATATTTTAGTGCATACTTAATTATTGTGGGAATAAGCAAGATACTTTATTCACTAAAAGACTCCTAATGAAAAGTAATACCTTATAAGGACCGTTTATAAACACTTCCATCTCATTGTGACACTTATAATATTCTAAAAGAGTTGAATGCGGTTTTAGTCTTTGTGGTTTggttattttgtcagtttagtacAAAGGTTTGAAgcattgtcattttagttcaaatagtttcaaacattgccattttagtccactgagttaactccatccattttttctgttagctAGAAGAGCAATTCGGTCATTTGATATGGTCGAATTGaccttctagttaacaaaataacttataaaatgaccaaaaagcccttttaattaacagaaaaaatggatgaagttaacacaGTGTACTAAAATAACAACGTTTAAAACTAtatgaactaaaatggcaacgtatcaaacctttgaactaaactaaCAAAATAACCTAAACCaaaaggactaaaatggcatttaactcattcTAAAATTACATGTTAGGtcataaaaagtaaaaaatatagATCATCCGAAGATTTTAGCGCGTACATATTAGATATTTTGGAGATAGGCAAACATACTTTAtcaatataatataaaaatatatacatCGTATTTCTGGCCTCATTGGCCATTACTAACCAATTAACTTCCATCTACTTACTAAccgaaccagaaccagaaccaccATCACTATGTTCATGTTCGGTGACAATCAAAATATTTCCGGCTGTAATCTTCGGAAACCCTCCGCACTTTTTGCATTTATCGATCACCACAATCTGTCTACACGACGGACACGACGAGTGCGAGCCAAGCCACTTATCAATACATCCGATGTGAAACCCGTGTCCACACTGTGGCAACACTCGGATCTCATCTCCGTCTGCGTACTCCACCAAACAGATCACACAATCATCGTTGTTGTTCGCTTTCTTAGCCGAAGAATCGTATGGGAACTTAGGGATCGTGTCTACGTACTTCTTCTCAATTCCTTTATTAGCTGCTGCTGAGGACGCATGGCCAGGTGTACGATTGGCCATCGCTCTACGTCGAAGCCAAGCGCAGTGCGCTACAGCTATCAAGCCTACAACACAAACTAGAGCACATAGTAGAGCAGCGAGGATGAAGACGAAATCGGATTTTATCGAGGCTTCTTCGGGTGATTCCGCCGTAACAACGTTGGATAGGAATCTGTACGTACGAGTCATAACaacttttgtgttttttttttttttttttttttttttttttttttttttgtaggaaagAATAAAGAGTGTGAGTTTGAGTGATAGTGAGAGTGAATGAGGTGAGAAAGATGAAAGGGGTAAGGTGAAGTATATATAGGTGGAAGATGGTACTTTTTATTTTGGGAATACATAGTTTTTTTTTCGAATAAAATCAAAAGTACCCATTTTGTCTATACACTTTTATAAGAAAGATATTATAATTAAAGTGAGAGGACAAATAGCACGTTTAACACAAGTGAGAGGGCCAAAAATGATCCAAGAGTCAAGAAGGCATTTCAAATCCAAATCACccattttaaaatattaaaaccaTCTTAGAGAATTACAAAAAGATACATTCTTCCTCTTCCTTCCTCACCTAATCATAATCTCTTAGTGATGGCTTACACACGTGTTGCTTTCGCATCCACATCAGACACAAGGATGCCATGTAGCCACACAAACGGCTTTAAAAACGACTAGGTTGTCATACGAGGATGATGAGATGATTATGATTCTTGAAGTGAAATTAAGAgatataattattaaattttaGTTATTCTTTGAAATATACAAAGTAGAAAAATTGTTTAAATTATTTAATTGTTCTTATCTAAACTTCTTTTAATAGCTATAGAGTTTAGATCAGATACAAATCACATTACGGCTATACATGCGAATGGAAGGAAAATTTGAAAGTGTGCGGTGGCAAAATCGTAATAGTAGAGATTGATCAATCAATTTTTTTCGAATATGAATGATTGATCAATTGTGTTGACCTGTTTAACCCGGACTTTAATGGGTCACGTAAATGATGCATGAAGATAAAGGTAGAAGATTACGTGAATACGAAGTCTGCATGAAGATAAT encodes the following:
- the LOC110911951 gene encoding RING-H2 finger protein ATL8, with the translated sequence MTRTYRFLSNVVTAESPEEASIKSDFVFILAALLCALVCVVGLIAVAHCAWLRRRAMANRTPGHASSAAANKGIEKKYVDTIPKFPYDSSAKKANNNDDCVICLVEYADGDEIRVLPQCGHGFHIGCIDKWLGSHSSCPSCRQIVVIDKCKKCGGFPKITAGNILIVTEHEHSDGGSGSGSVSK